aagtagtatgacgcttgttgattggctgctttgcagcctttcaaaaagcgccaagaaagcgtcacaaaagcgcgaagaaagcgacgaacaccgaacccgaacccggacttttacgaaaatgtccgggttcgggtccgtgtcacggacaccccaaaattcggtacgaacccgaactatacagttcgagttcgctcatccctagtcctcacCTCATAGGGACAATCCTGGAGATGTACcggtaaaaaaaaacctcaaaaagTACACTTGTCGCAAAATTTATAGTGGTTATGAGCTGAGGGACACATGTGTTCATCGCCTTGGAGATGACCTCCTGAGAAGCTTTGGAACAGGCTCGTAGGATACAGATATAGGAAACCAATATAAGACTCAGCATTACGATCTGAGTGCAGATGGTAATGAACAGCCCGTAGATATTATTAATGCTAGTGTCAATGCAAGAGAGTCTCACCACCGACCAGTTGTCACAGTAGATCTTCAAGATGACTGTGCCACACAAAGGCAGTCTCACCGTCAACATGTTTTGTATGATAATAATGGACACTGAGTAACAGCAAGCTGCAGCAAGAAGCTTGTAGACCATGGGTAGTGACATGATGATAGTGTACCTCAGGGGGTTGCAGATGCACACGTAACGGTCAAAGGCCATAACGGTCAGGGTGGACATCTCAAGGTGGGCATAGATGCAGAGGCAAAATATTTGTAGGATGCAGGCACTGTAGGAGATGGTATAGACATTGGAAAGCAGATTTGTAAACAAACCAGGGAAAAAAGCTGAGCTTCCAAATAGGGCATTGAAGCAAAGTACACATAGGAAGATGTACATGGGCCCCTGTAGAGCCTTGTGTGTGGTGATCGTAATGATGACCCCACCATTGGAGATGATGATCaggatgtaacagaaaaatgctAACATGCAATACAGATATCTCATTGTAGACAGCTCTACAAAGTTGAGGGCCAGTACTAAGGGTTGACGGAAGGAGTCATTTTCCATCACGTGTTTCTTCCTTGATATAAGTTCCTATAAATCAACATATAGACAGTGTTATTTCTTGCTCTGTAAATATGTAACATGGGTGGGGATGATGTTTCCCTTTAGGAAAGACCATAAATCATAGCTTTACCATGTTTTTGTTTGGTACTCAAACTGTCAGGCAGCAATTATACCAGGTTCCCTACATATCAGAGGTGAGTGAACTAGTACCTCTCAGAACCATAATACcattattattttaaaaataaaggaaAGGCAAAAAAAGCTAATCAGCTTCCAAATACAACATTAGTGTCCAAGTCATATTATTACTAAAGAcataaataaattgaaaaaaataaatcagctgAGCATTAAACATTTCAAATAAGCACATTCCCAGGTCTCCCTGAGAGAAAGGTGCCACCAAAAGTCCaaaaacaggtaaaaaaaattataataggaGCAATCAGGCTGAAGGCGTCATAGCATCATCCTCAAATAAAAAGTCCCAATGTTTCACCCCAAGGATCATGTGACATACAAAGAATCACTGACCTAGTGGAAACGTACAAGAAACCCCGGCATGAATGGGGATGGCAAGCAGAAAAAACAATACAAAGAACCCAAAAAGATCCTCAAATCACCAATGATGGATGCAGGAGAGTGGCAGGGCACTATAGGATGAGAAGAACCACCCCATGGGCATTGGCTCATTGTGGTGCAACATAATGAAGGTTCTGTCTACATTTATTGTTTTCACCTCCGCACTGCCCCTCCACCATGATGCTTTCCCCTCTCAGGGCAAATGCAACTGCAAACCCTGAAACTTATGGTTCTGGTTTTTGAAATATAATATATTTGTGGTCAGTGCTAGGATGGTGGAAGTGGGAAAGGGGAAACCCTTAACCCTGAACCTAGAGGCTggggtgtgccgggagccacggtcgcgggtacgccaagaaaagggggcatacccaagGTGAGAgtggagaaaaggggagggagggaggggcacgcCGCTGGAACGTcaggctggagaggaggtgagtgccggcctaagtactgcatgcccctcccacaattacaggctgcgctgcagccttaactatttgtggtcagggctaggatggtggaagtgggaaaggggaaacccttaaccctgaacctagaggctggggtgtgccgggagccacggtcgcgggtacgccaagaaaaggggccaaagactctgAATAGGTAACATAGTTTTATTGAATATCACAAGCCAGTGTACGGAAGGCCTGAGAGATTTCTGCCTGGGGATTTGGTGTATGGCGGGCGAAACAGGACGAACGCCAACGCCCCATGCAGCGGATGACATGTGCGGGGACCTAATGCTTGGACGCTGCCGACGCAGCCCCAACGCGGAAGGAATGACCTGAAATGGTACTGGGGTCGTGACCCAACCCCTGCATCAGGGACCGGACGAGGGACATGAattttgatgtggtgagtggctgaCCCACGCAAGGCAGAAGAGGGGAGTCTGGTGGAGAGACCGTGAAGCAGTACGATAATTGCCACAGAACCTTGGCAGGGCACCAACGGTTACCTGAAGGGAAGAACTTAATCTCCGTGGGAGGACCAGACTGGTGGTTTTGGAGGACGGGAGAGGAGGACAAAATGGTCTGTGGACCAGACTGGGTGGCGTTTCTGGAGGAAGCTATGACGCCCGGAGCCCGACGTAAATTCACCAGGCCTGAGGAAGCCGTAGAACTCGAGGTAAATAGCCGCATTCAGAACCGTGCTGAGAGAGGGCccaaaaggactgccgtctaAGGCCGAGGAAAGGCTCTGAACAATTCCCCCGACACCGGCAGTCTACGGGTGCGCGGACACTTCCCCTTCTTCTGTAGACCCCTGAGTGTTGCCTTGACGGCTTGTGAAGCAAGGATGGAACCCCCATCTGGCTTGGCGATCATGCGATAATGCTGGAGCCCTGCTAAATATAGCTTGATGGTGTTGTGCGACAAGGAGAGGCGAGTGTGGCAAAAATGCAATGAACGCCAAGACATATGAGGTTTCCTCCAGCTGACCCCTTGGGAATTCTCGAGCAAACCTGCTGAAAGCTGAGAAGCCGGCCCGATAATTCCTGGCTGTGCTGAGGGAAAGAGAACCCCCGACCAGTCTCTCTGcctggaccaccagggatgctaATCCAGGATGAATGAGCTGAGTGGAGGAACCTGCGTAAGATGATCTGCTTCGGGCATTTCCTGAAAGAAAGTGGAAAAACAGAAAAGGGAGAGGGCGTCAGCGGCAGTATTGGAATCCCCTGGAATGTGAGCACAACGGACGTGGAAGTTGTGGGTGAGGGATAGCCACACTAATTTCCGCAGTAGAGCTATGACCCGGAGAGATCTGGACCTGCCGGAATTGATAATATCGACCAGGGACTGGTTGTCCGTGACGAACAAGACTGGCAAGTTGGACCAGGAGCTGCCCCAGACTAAGGCGGCAGCCATGATGGGATATAATTCCAGGAAAGGAGAAGACCCGATGGCAGCTGGGTCTGCTTGGATTCCCGGGGGCCACCTGGCCGCCAGCCAGTGGGACCTGAAGATGGCGGCAAAGCCGATGGAACCGGCTGCGTCCGAGAAAATAATCGGGGAAGCCGAGTCCCAGCGGGGAACGAAGAGGGAATGCCGTTCCATTCTGAAAGGAAGGTGTTTCGCATGGCAAGATCCGAGATGGCGTGGCGGTCGAGGTGGACAACAGAATCCTGGTCACGAACTGTGGAAAGAAGATGCAACAGGCTGGCCAGAAAAGAccggccctggggcatgatcctcgTGGCGTGATTCAGCAGACCCAGTAAGGACTGAAGCTTCCGCCTTGGTCAGGGACAGAGCGCTGACCGCCCGGGAGATGGCAGAGCGGATCCTGGTCAACTTTTCAGGTGGCAGACTGGCCTCCATCTTGACGGAATCTAATGTGATGCCCAGAAGGTCACCCTGGTGGCAGGGCCCTCGGTCTTGGAGGAGGCCACGGGCACCTGGAGGAGGGAGAAGAACTCCAAGAGGGTAGCGGGAATTGAAGGGACcggatgaggattctcaatgagcaAGAAATTGTCCAGGTAATGAATTACCATGGGAAGACCTCCGTGATGCACCAGGATCCAATGGAGAGCCCTGGCAaactggtcgaacagccaggggctgctcttggacccaaaGGTTAGGCGGTTGGCAAAATAACCCTGTCCGGCCAATTGATACAATAGTACCTCCAAAGATGCGGGTGGACCGGGAGAAGCTTGAAGGCATCAGCTATGTCTACCTTGGCAAGCCAGGACCTAACCCCCGACTGGAGAATGAGCTAAATGGCTTCCTCAACTGACGAGTATTGCATGGAATACTCCTCAGAGGGGATAAGGGAATTCAGGCTTGGAATGGATGACATATGAGGCGCTGACGGGTCGTAGATGAGGCGTTTTAATTGGAGGATTGTTTCACAACCAGCCCGATGGGGTTGATCCGCCAGGACTGAAACGGAATGTGGAGAAAAGGACCGATGATGAAACCCTTTTCCACTTCGGATCGAAGGAGGGCATCCACGGCCTCCGGGTCACCGACCTGCGGAAGAATGTAAATGAGAGGAAAAACGAAGCTGCGGACGCGAAGGAGCAGCCGAAAATGAAGCTGAAAAGCGAGGGAAACGAAACTATTTAAAATACTTACCAGAAGACGCCCAAGACCAAGGAAAAAGAGATCTGAATCCGAATGCGAACCGGTAAGCTAAAGAAAAATCCAGAGCTGCAGAAGAGAagaggaaaacaaacaaaaatacggtcctcagagGGACCGAACAAGACCTGAACTTACCTGAGGAAAGATTTTAAAACCTTTGACTGACGCGagccgaaaaaaaaaataaaaaaaacggaccgAACCTGCGATTTGAAGATAACGCATATGAGGACCAAATGAGCGACATCTGGGAAGCGAGATGGGAGGCGAACCCCCAAAGGAAGCGAAGACAGGTAAGACGCCAGAAGAGGAGCAGTCGACCAGACTGGCCCAGGAGATGGGAGAGCCTGAGACAGGACCCAGGGGTACAAGGGACAGCCGACTGGAAGCAAGAAGCATGGACAACCCACACCCGTGAATAGCAGAGAGACCAGGTAACTGAGAACTGAAAAACAgagctgggcgatccaggaggaagGAGGAACCCCGGGCGAAGTAGGGtagagacctgggcgatccaggagaaagaaaAAACAACCCCAGGCGAACCAGGGTagaaacctgggcgatccaggagaaagaagaaccccaggcgaactagggaagagacctgggcgatccaggagaaagaagaaccccaggcgaactagggaagggacctgggcgatccaggagacaaacacgcgaaccgggcgaaccggaaAAGAGAcgaccctgggcgatccaaggcTTGAGACAGGACGAACACCGCGAGAGAGAGAGCCCGGGGACCCGGGAAGAATAAGCCACGACAGAAAATAAGGCGAGAACGCTGTGATGCGGAACACTCGGAGACCGAGGGCTGCGGTGTAATGGAAAAGGTGGTGTGATAGAAAAAGGACAACCAGAGATGAGGCCCAGAGACATGAACTAGCGACTGCGGAGGCCGACATACTCGGAGCATGGAACAAGACTCCGCAGTGGCTGGAGGAAAAACATGCTGCAGCTGGGGGACGGCTCGATAGGTTAGGACCTGAGCATTCATGTTGTGTTCTGTAGGCGCAAGCCGCAGGCGTCCAACAGGTGCAGCCTCAGAACAAGCGTGCGTTTATTGTTGTGCGCCCCACCAGACTATGGGAACGCGCGAAATAGCCCCAG
This is a stretch of genomic DNA from Bufo gargarizans isolate SCDJY-AF-19 chromosome 3, ASM1485885v1, whole genome shotgun sequence. It encodes these proteins:
- the LOC122930700 gene encoding olfactory receptor 52N2-like — protein: MENDSFRQPLVLALNFVELSTMRYLYCMLAFFCYILIIISNGGVIITITTHKALQGPMYIFLCVLCFNALFGSSAFFPGLFTNLLSNVYTISYSACILQIFCLCIYAHLEMSTLTVMAFDRYVCICNPLRYTIIMSLPMVYKLLAAACCYSVSIIIIQNMLTVRLPLCGTVILKIYCDNWSVVRLSCIDTSINNIYGLFITICTQIVMLSLILVSYICILRACSKASQEVISKAMNTCVPQLITTINFATSVLFEVFFYRYISRIVPMR